From the Arthrobacter sp. PM3 genome, one window contains:
- a CDS encoding carbohydrate ABC transporter permease has protein sequence MTISDLRNAAKDSGAPGASGAVAPKADAAVVGPGKPKKQRSWRSYSVYLGLALIFAYCLAPFYWMLVSSMRRTADIFDNTLLPQPFSIENYVKVFDGSTMFGQALLNSLIVAGTTTAFALVLGVFAAYAISRLNFRFKSLILGVIIATSMFPGISVVVPLLRLFTDLGWINTYQAMIVPSLSFAIPLAVWNLTTFMKALPFDLEEAAMIDGCTKWQAFRRVLLPLAAPGVFTTAILTFIHSWNEFIIALSMINDPRIQTATVAISKFTGATEFQAPFGEQMAAGVIVTVPLVIMVLIFQRRIVEGLTAGASK, from the coding sequence ATGACGATCTCAGACCTCCGCAACGCCGCCAAAGACTCCGGCGCCCCGGGCGCATCGGGCGCCGTCGCACCCAAGGCGGACGCCGCCGTCGTCGGCCCCGGCAAACCGAAAAAACAGCGCAGCTGGCGCTCCTACAGCGTGTACCTGGGCCTGGCGCTGATCTTCGCCTACTGCCTGGCGCCGTTCTACTGGATGCTGGTCTCCAGCATGCGCCGCACTGCCGACATTTTCGACAACACACTGCTGCCGCAGCCGTTCTCGATCGAGAACTACGTCAAGGTGTTCGACGGCTCCACGATGTTCGGCCAGGCCCTGCTGAACTCCCTGATCGTGGCCGGCACCACCACCGCGTTCGCGCTGGTCCTGGGCGTCTTTGCGGCGTACGCGATCTCCCGGCTGAACTTCCGCTTCAAGTCGCTGATCCTCGGCGTGATCATCGCGACGTCGATGTTCCCCGGCATCTCCGTGGTGGTGCCCCTGCTGCGCCTCTTCACGGACCTCGGCTGGATCAACACCTACCAGGCCATGATCGTCCCCAGCCTGTCCTTCGCGATCCCGCTGGCGGTCTGGAACCTCACCACGTTCATGAAGGCCCTGCCGTTCGACCTCGAGGAAGCCGCGATGATCGACGGCTGCACCAAGTGGCAGGCGTTCCGCCGGGTCCTGCTGCCGCTCGCCGCGCCGGGCGTGTTCACCACCGCGATCCTGACCTTCATCCACAGCTGGAACGAGTTCATCATCGCGCTGTCCATGATCAACGACCCCAGGATCCAGACAGCCACGGTGGCGATCTCCAAGTTCACCGGCGCCACCGAATTCCAGGCGCCGTTCGGCGAGCAGATGGCCGCCGGCGTGATCGTCACCGTACCGTTGGTGATTATGGTGCTGATCTTCCAGCGGCGGATCGTCGAAGGCCTCACGGCGGGCGCGAGCAAATGA
- a CDS encoding carbohydrate ABC transporter permease, giving the protein MTTTTAPPAGAQPGTPPSASPRNRDTRSRRGRLTSGEGRMAALLLSPTLLVLALVILYPLLSAVHQSLFRAESGLDADGFVTDVDAFVGLANYADLFVGESGRRFLNALGNTTFFTLTTVFLETVLGLCLALAMNRAFRGRSFLRASILVPWAVPTAVSGLLWRWIFQSDGIANTLLGSEILWTAEGNASRAAIIIAEVWKTAPFIGLLVLAGMQVIPAEVYEAAKIDGAGWWRQLGSITLPLVKPTLLVAVLFRMLDALRMFDLPFVLIGPGKESVETLSMLAWDESNQLRYGSASAFAVMLFLYVAVVAIVFVKVLGADVTGAKELRLASRKRAKRTDSPTASTQKAEATR; this is encoded by the coding sequence ATGACGACGACGACCGCCCCGCCCGCCGGCGCGCAGCCCGGCACGCCCCCATCAGCCAGCCCGCGCAACCGCGACACCCGCAGCCGCCGCGGCAGGCTCACCTCCGGCGAAGGCCGCATGGCCGCGCTCCTGCTCTCCCCCACCCTCTTGGTCCTGGCCCTGGTGATCCTGTACCCGCTGCTCTCCGCGGTGCACCAGTCGCTGTTCCGCGCCGAGTCCGGCCTGGACGCGGACGGCTTCGTCACCGACGTCGACGCGTTCGTGGGCCTGGCCAACTACGCCGACCTGTTCGTCGGCGAATCCGGCCGCCGCTTTCTCAACGCCCTCGGCAACACCACGTTCTTCACCCTCACCACCGTGTTTCTGGAGACCGTCCTGGGCCTCTGTCTGGCCCTCGCCATGAACCGTGCCTTCCGCGGCCGGTCCTTCCTGCGCGCCAGCATCCTGGTCCCCTGGGCCGTGCCCACCGCCGTGTCCGGCCTGCTGTGGCGCTGGATCTTCCAGTCCGACGGCATCGCCAACACCCTGCTCGGCAGCGAAATCCTCTGGACCGCCGAGGGCAACGCCTCCCGCGCGGCCATCATCATCGCCGAGGTCTGGAAGACCGCCCCGTTCATCGGCCTGCTGGTCCTCGCCGGCATGCAGGTCATCCCCGCCGAAGTCTACGAGGCCGCCAAGATCGACGGCGCCGGCTGGTGGCGCCAGCTCGGCTCCATCACCCTCCCCTTGGTCAAGCCCACCCTGCTGGTCGCCGTGCTGTTCCGGATGCTCGACGCGCTGCGCATGTTCGACCTCCCGTTCGTGCTGATCGGACCCGGCAAGGAATCCGTGGAGACCCTCTCCATGCTCGCGTGGGACGAATCCAACCAGCTCCGCTACGGCTCCGCCTCGGCGTTCGCGGTGATGCTCTTCCTGTACGTGGCGGTGGTCGCGATTGTGTTCGTGAAGGTGCTCGGCGCCGACGTCACCGGCGCGAAGGAACTGCGCCTGGCCTCTAGAAAGCGCGCCAAGCGCACCGACTCCCCCACCGCCAGCACGCAGAAGGCCGAGGCCACCCGATGA
- a CDS encoding ABC transporter substrate-binding protein: protein MRQRRRTWQTLLTTTATLTVTAVALTGCGGTAPEAKSAPGSAVAFEGKGPINYVSSRDSSKAANKSIEEWNAAHPDEKVTFIELPDSADQQRQQLIQNAQIKSDTFSVLNLDVVWTSEFAANKWILPLPADAVPTDKMIPGPVNAAKYRDTLYGAPYYTDGALFYFRSDLLKAAGIAAPPKTWDEMKTACKAVLALPEAKGMSCYAGQFDKNEALTVNFSEAVASAGGTVVDADGKPTVNTPEAKKGLNLLVDGFKEGLFPSDAITYLEEQGRRAFQDGKLVFLRNWPFLYSSLSATDGSSKVAGKFGVTSIPGTDGPGVSTLGGRNLAVSPFTKNKATALEFIKFFTSEEQAQKRLALSSRAPAYASLYADPAVVAKRPFFPTLLTSLSNAQPRPKVVQYGATTKAIQEEAYAAITGAKDTDTALNDMQAKLTELAAK, encoded by the coding sequence ATGAGGCAGCGACGCCGCACCTGGCAGACTCTTCTCACCACCACCGCCACGCTCACCGTGACCGCCGTCGCCCTCACCGGCTGCGGCGGGACCGCACCCGAGGCCAAGAGCGCCCCGGGCAGCGCCGTGGCGTTCGAGGGCAAGGGCCCCATCAACTACGTCTCCTCCCGCGACTCGTCGAAGGCCGCGAACAAGAGCATCGAGGAGTGGAACGCCGCCCACCCGGACGAGAAGGTCACGTTCATCGAACTGCCGGACTCCGCGGACCAGCAGCGCCAGCAGCTCATCCAGAACGCCCAGATCAAGTCGGACACCTTCAGCGTGCTGAACCTCGACGTCGTCTGGACGTCCGAGTTCGCCGCCAACAAGTGGATCCTGCCGCTGCCGGCCGACGCCGTCCCCACCGACAAGATGATCCCCGGCCCCGTCAACGCCGCCAAGTACCGCGACACCCTCTACGGCGCCCCGTACTACACCGACGGCGCCCTGTTCTACTTCCGCTCCGACCTGCTCAAGGCCGCCGGCATCGCCGCCCCGCCCAAGACCTGGGACGAGATGAAGACCGCCTGCAAGGCCGTCCTGGCCCTTCCGGAAGCCAAGGGCATGTCCTGCTACGCCGGCCAGTTCGACAAGAACGAGGCCCTCACGGTCAACTTCTCCGAGGCCGTGGCCTCCGCCGGCGGCACGGTGGTCGACGCCGACGGCAAGCCCACCGTCAACACCCCCGAGGCCAAGAAGGGCCTGAACCTGCTGGTGGACGGCTTCAAGGAAGGCCTCTTCCCCTCCGACGCCATCACCTATCTCGAAGAGCAGGGCCGCCGCGCGTTCCAGGACGGCAAGCTCGTCTTCCTGCGCAACTGGCCCTTCCTCTACTCCTCGCTGAGCGCCACCGACGGCTCCAGCAAGGTGGCCGGCAAGTTCGGCGTCACCTCCATCCCGGGCACCGACGGTCCCGGCGTCTCCACCCTGGGCGGGCGCAACCTCGCCGTGTCCCCGTTCACCAAGAACAAGGCCACGGCCCTGGAATTCATCAAGTTCTTCACCAGCGAGGAACAGGCCCAGAAGCGCCTCGCCCTGTCCTCCCGCGCCCCGGCCTACGCCTCGCTCTACGCGGACCCCGCCGTCGTCGCCAAGCGCCCGTTCTTCCCCACCCTGCTGACCTCGCTGAGCAACGCCCAGCCGCGGCCCAAGGTGGTCCAGTATGGCGCCACCACCAAGGCCATCCAGGAAGAGGCCTACGCCGCGATCACCGGTGCCAAGGACACGGACACGGCCTTGAACGACATGCAGGCCAAGCTCACCGAGCTTGCCGCCAAGTAG
- a CDS encoding LacI family DNA-binding transcriptional regulator: MATIRDVAKHAGVSPATVSRVVNGLVGYSEETRERVEEAVRKLSYETDSLARGLKTRQTSVIGLLAPMVSDALASQVMQGVEEEAQERGYAVMLGRTGAKSAYIAGYLRTLRTYRAAGVILISAVITPETRQLLGPNVPIISVAISDKSGSPSVAIDDEQAAYDATRHLLRLGHRRIGLLAGDPASVYVAQPRQRGYLRAMAEATCTPVTGTGTFFYESGAPGVDDLLRQDPGLTAIFAVSDEMGAAVVNELQRRGLRVPEDVSVLGFDNTSTSRHVNPPLSTMAQPLEEMGRMAVKKLLRSRDLGPKIMPHRMIERGSTAPPNPSTADRTLPGTLEPVG, from the coding sequence GTGGCAACAATCCGCGATGTCGCCAAGCACGCCGGCGTCTCACCCGCCACTGTTTCCCGCGTAGTCAACGGACTGGTCGGATACTCCGAAGAAACCCGGGAGCGGGTCGAAGAGGCGGTCAGGAAGCTCAGCTACGAAACCGACTCCCTGGCCCGCGGCCTGAAAACGCGGCAGACCTCGGTCATCGGGCTCCTCGCACCGATGGTTTCGGATGCCCTCGCTTCCCAGGTGATGCAGGGCGTCGAGGAGGAAGCCCAGGAACGCGGCTACGCCGTGATGCTGGGCCGCACCGGGGCAAAGTCCGCCTACATCGCCGGCTATCTCCGGACGCTGCGGACCTACCGGGCCGCCGGCGTCATCCTCATCTCCGCGGTGATCACCCCGGAGACCAGGCAGTTGCTGGGGCCGAACGTCCCCATCATCTCCGTCGCCATCAGCGACAAGTCGGGCTCCCCCAGCGTGGCGATCGACGACGAGCAGGCAGCCTATGACGCGACCCGTCACCTGCTGCGGCTCGGCCACCGGCGCATCGGCCTCCTGGCCGGGGACCCGGCATCGGTCTACGTGGCCCAGCCCCGCCAGCGCGGCTACCTCCGCGCCATGGCCGAGGCCACGTGCACCCCGGTCACCGGGACCGGGACCTTCTTCTACGAAAGCGGCGCCCCCGGCGTCGACGACCTGCTGCGCCAGGATCCCGGCCTGACCGCGATCTTCGCTGTCAGCGACGAGATGGGCGCCGCCGTCGTCAATGAACTGCAAAGGCGCGGCCTGCGGGTGCCGGAAGACGTGTCCGTCCTGGGCTTCGACAACACCTCCACCTCCCGGCACGTGAACCCGCCGCTGAGCACCATGGCGCAGCCGCTAGAAGAGATGGGACGGATGGCGGTCAAGAAACTGCTCCGCTCCCGCGACCTGGGGCCGAAGATCATGCCGCACCGGATGATCGAGCGCGGCTCCACCGCGCCGCCAAACCCATCAACGGCAGACCGAACACTGCCCGGCACCCTGGAACCGGTCGGCTAG
- a CDS encoding lipid kinase, with product MKAPRDARSAAVVINAGSRRGASHEPAVDAMRTAGVPISAVHQVRSGADLAGTLDRVLADGHDLVVVGGGDGTVSYAAGRVAGTNVVLGVLPLGTANDFARTLEIPNDLAGACATVAEGKVVDIDLGRANGEPFLNVASVGLSVAVTEALSPRLKRSLGPLAYSIATVRAYARHKPFRARLEFPEGDHEPLELEDLLQVAVGNGRHYGGGNTVSPTAGIDDHILDIYAILAGPLREHVSIARLLKDGSFIKHDRVYHLTTTKVRLVTDQPLPVNLDGEIATATPTDFTVQRNAVHVVVPQSSTSAVFDGPGAAGPPEGVVS from the coding sequence ATGAAGGCTCCCCGGGACGCACGCTCCGCCGCCGTTGTGATCAACGCCGGTTCCCGCCGGGGGGCATCACACGAACCTGCCGTGGACGCGATGCGCACGGCCGGCGTGCCGATCTCCGCCGTGCACCAGGTGCGGTCGGGGGCAGACCTGGCCGGGACGCTTGACCGGGTGCTTGCGGACGGGCATGACCTTGTGGTTGTGGGCGGCGGGGACGGGACGGTCTCCTACGCCGCCGGCCGGGTGGCCGGCACCAACGTTGTCCTCGGTGTGCTTCCACTGGGCACCGCCAACGACTTCGCCCGCACGCTGGAGATACCCAACGATCTTGCCGGGGCGTGCGCCACCGTCGCCGAAGGCAAGGTGGTGGACATCGACCTCGGCCGGGCCAACGGTGAGCCGTTCCTCAACGTCGCATCCGTGGGCCTCTCGGTGGCGGTGACCGAGGCGCTCAGCCCCCGCCTGAAGCGGTCCCTCGGGCCACTGGCCTACAGCATCGCCACGGTTCGGGCATATGCCCGGCACAAGCCGTTCCGGGCCCGCCTCGAGTTTCCGGAGGGCGACCACGAGCCGCTGGAGCTTGAGGACCTGCTGCAGGTGGCGGTCGGCAACGGCCGGCATTACGGCGGCGGCAACACCGTCTCCCCCACTGCGGGAATCGATGACCACATCCTTGATATCTACGCCATCCTGGCGGGCCCTCTGCGGGAGCACGTGAGCATCGCACGGCTGCTCAAGGACGGAAGCTTCATCAAACACGACCGGGTGTACCACCTGACCACCACGAAGGTCCGGCTGGTCACCGACCAGCCGCTGCCGGTGAACCTCGACGGCGAGATCGCCACCGCCACGCCCACCGATTTCACCGTCCAGCGCAACGCCGTCCACGTGGTGGTGCCCCAGAGCAGCACGAGCGCAGTGTTCGACGGACCGGGCGCCGCGGGCCCTCCTGAGGGCGTTGTTTCCTAA
- a CDS encoding thiamine pyrophosphate-binding protein, which translates to MTSLTVSGRVAQVLSSYLTDLFGVMGNGNVHFLDAAEKLGLHFSAVRHEGAAIAAADAYYRTSGRLAAGTTTYGPGYTNALTALAEAVQAQIPVVLVTGDAPSTGARPQDVDQAAIAAGLGAATFTVTRDAAGSITQQAVEYALTRRTAVVIAIPYDLAALEAADEELPAPLAPAGSDDVDGGGHGNLAQAARLLAGAQRPLILAGRGAHLAGAGPELRELADRLGALTAGTALALNLLQGDGYLGVAGGFGTDTAAGLMGEADVVLVAGASLSPFTMRFGHLLGPDSTVIQIDAALQPTHPRVDTFVSADVKSAAARILKMLDGPASPAAGTAGAWRAEARKRLAEGPAHHPGSAETPDGRLDPRSLATALDAVLPERRTVVQDGGHFVGWAPMYWRIPRPQDLVMVGTAYQTIGLGLASAVGAARAVEDGRTLVLASGDGGFLMGLSDLESLIGAASSAVVVIYNDAAYGAEIHQYGSQGLTEKPMLIPEVDFSGVARALGAESAIIRSLADLSALTDWIDAGARGTFVADCRITSSVRAPWLSEWMAASQAAKAAVAG; encoded by the coding sequence ATGACTTCACTCACCGTTTCCGGCCGCGTGGCACAGGTTCTCAGCAGCTACCTCACTGATCTCTTCGGTGTGATGGGCAACGGAAACGTCCACTTCCTGGATGCCGCCGAGAAGCTGGGGCTCCACTTCTCCGCCGTCCGGCATGAGGGCGCCGCCATCGCCGCGGCCGACGCCTACTACCGGACGTCGGGCCGTCTCGCCGCGGGCACCACCACCTACGGCCCCGGCTACACCAACGCGCTCACCGCCCTGGCCGAAGCGGTCCAGGCACAAATCCCCGTCGTGCTGGTCACCGGGGATGCTCCGAGCACCGGCGCCCGCCCCCAGGACGTGGACCAGGCAGCCATCGCCGCGGGCCTCGGCGCGGCCACCTTCACCGTCACCCGCGACGCCGCGGGTTCCATCACGCAGCAGGCCGTGGAGTACGCACTCACCAGGCGCACCGCCGTCGTGATTGCCATCCCCTACGACCTCGCGGCACTCGAGGCGGCCGATGAAGAGCTTCCGGCGCCGCTGGCACCGGCCGGAAGTGACGACGTCGACGGCGGCGGCCACGGCAACCTTGCGCAGGCAGCCCGCCTGCTCGCCGGGGCGCAGCGTCCGCTGATCCTGGCCGGACGCGGCGCGCACCTCGCCGGCGCCGGCCCGGAGCTCCGGGAACTCGCCGACCGCCTCGGCGCGCTGACCGCCGGAACAGCGCTGGCGCTCAACCTCCTCCAGGGCGACGGCTATCTCGGCGTCGCGGGCGGCTTCGGCACCGACACCGCGGCCGGGCTCATGGGTGAGGCCGACGTGGTCCTCGTGGCGGGCGCAAGCCTGAGCCCCTTCACCATGCGGTTCGGGCACCTGCTCGGCCCGGACAGCACGGTCATCCAGATCGACGCCGCCCTCCAGCCGACGCACCCCCGGGTGGACACGTTCGTCAGCGCGGACGTGAAGTCTGCTGCGGCACGCATCCTCAAGATGCTGGATGGCCCGGCTTCGCCGGCCGCCGGCACCGCTGGAGCCTGGCGCGCGGAGGCCCGCAAACGCCTGGCCGAAGGCCCGGCCCACCACCCGGGCTCCGCGGAGACGCCGGACGGCCGGCTGGACCCGCGCTCCCTCGCCACCGCATTGGATGCGGTGCTGCCGGAGCGCCGCACGGTGGTCCAGGACGGCGGGCACTTTGTCGGCTGGGCGCCCATGTACTGGCGCATCCCGAGGCCGCAGGACCTGGTCATGGTGGGGACGGCGTACCAGACCATCGGGCTGGGCCTTGCCAGCGCCGTCGGCGCCGCCCGCGCGGTGGAGGACGGCCGCACCCTGGTGCTGGCCTCCGGCGACGGCGGGTTCCTCATGGGCCTGTCCGACCTCGAATCGCTGATCGGCGCCGCCAGCAGCGCCGTCGTCGTGATCTACAACGACGCCGCCTACGGAGCCGAAATCCACCAGTACGGGTCCCAGGGCCTGACCGAGAAGCCCATGCTGATCCCCGAGGTGGACTTCAGCGGCGTCGCCCGGGCGCTGGGTGCCGAATCGGCGATCATCCGCTCGCTGGCGGACCTTTCCGCGCTCACCGACTGGATCGACGCCGGCGCCCGGGGAACCTTCGTGGCCGACTGCCGGATCACCTCCAGCGTCCGGGCCCCGTGGCTGAGCGAGTGGATGGCGGCCTCGCAGGCCGCGAAGGCGGCGGTGGCCGGCTGA
- a CDS encoding Lrp/AsnC family transcriptional regulator: MTNPNSRTLDSLDGRIILAMDKDPEASALALSRTLGVARNTVHARLARLERSGALRSFSRRLDPAALGYELMAFLSLSISQTRTGAVEDGLAAIPEVIEVHATTGDADLMAKVVARGTADLYRITNQILEIDGIQRTSTAISVLELMPPRYDGLLARLSEQESRPAD; encoded by the coding sequence ATGACCAACCCGAACTCTCGCACCCTGGATTCCCTGGACGGCAGGATCATCCTGGCCATGGACAAGGATCCCGAAGCCAGCGCCCTGGCACTCTCGCGGACGCTCGGCGTCGCCCGGAACACTGTCCATGCACGGCTGGCGCGGCTCGAGCGTAGCGGCGCCCTCCGGTCGTTCAGTCGCCGACTGGACCCCGCGGCGCTGGGCTATGAGCTGATGGCCTTCCTCTCGTTGTCCATCAGCCAGACGCGCACCGGAGCGGTGGAGGACGGGCTCGCCGCGATCCCGGAGGTCATCGAGGTGCACGCCACCACCGGGGATGCGGACCTCATGGCCAAGGTGGTGGCCCGCGGCACGGCCGACCTCTACCGCATCACCAACCAGATCCTGGAGATCGACGGCATCCAGCGGACCAGTACCGCCATTTCCGTGCTGGAACTGATGCCCCCGCGCTACGACGGCCTCCTGGCCCGGCTCTCGGAGCAGGAATCCCGCCCCGCCGACTAA
- the hisC gene encoding histidinol-phosphate transaminase, with the protein MTHDQLLTAPDTALPTLRGAVAGLPTYVPGRRSAGLDIAALASNESHYEPLPAAAAAVTEAAGTMNRYPDSAAVELRERLARHLGVTVGEVAVGPGSVGVLQQIITGLCDAGDEVIFAWRSFEAYPILVELAGARPVRIPLDDAEGHDLEAMAAAVTDRTKVILLCTPNNPTGVPISHERIEAFLQSVRSDILVVVDEAYVEYADAGSGPNSLALYRRYPNVCILRTFSKAYGLAGLRVGYAVAAPAIAQGLRRTALPFSVSALAQKAAIASLDAGDEMEVRVAAVKQERARMAAQLEAQGWKLQPSQGNFLWIRADDTLRARLVDAFDRADILVRAYQGDGLRITVADAASNDRVLRLLAAHAG; encoded by the coding sequence ATGACCCATGATCAGCTCCTCACCGCACCGGACACCGCGCTTCCCACCCTTCGCGGGGCTGTGGCCGGACTTCCGACCTACGTTCCGGGACGGCGGAGTGCCGGCCTGGACATTGCCGCCCTCGCCAGCAACGAAAGCCACTACGAGCCGCTGCCCGCGGCCGCCGCCGCCGTGACCGAAGCGGCCGGCACCATGAACCGCTACCCGGACAGCGCCGCCGTCGAACTCCGCGAACGGCTGGCCCGGCACCTGGGCGTCACCGTCGGGGAGGTCGCGGTGGGGCCCGGCAGCGTGGGGGTCCTCCAGCAGATCATCACCGGACTGTGCGACGCCGGCGACGAAGTGATCTTCGCCTGGCGCTCCTTCGAGGCGTACCCCATCCTGGTGGAGCTGGCCGGCGCCCGGCCGGTCCGCATCCCGCTGGACGACGCCGAGGGCCACGACCTCGAGGCCATGGCTGCCGCCGTCACCGACCGCACCAAGGTGATCCTGCTCTGCACCCCCAACAATCCCACGGGCGTGCCGATCAGCCACGAGCGCATCGAGGCCTTCCTGCAGTCCGTCCGGTCCGACATCCTCGTGGTGGTCGATGAGGCCTACGTGGAGTACGCCGACGCGGGCAGCGGCCCCAATTCCCTGGCGCTCTACCGCCGGTACCCGAACGTCTGCATCCTGCGCACCTTCTCGAAGGCCTACGGACTGGCCGGCCTGCGCGTGGGCTACGCCGTGGCCGCGCCGGCCATCGCCCAGGGACTGCGCCGCACCGCCCTGCCCTTTTCCGTGAGCGCGCTGGCCCAGAAGGCGGCCATCGCGTCCCTCGACGCCGGGGATGAGATGGAAGTGCGGGTTGCAGCCGTCAAGCAGGAGCGCGCCCGGATGGCCGCGCAGCTGGAAGCGCAGGGCTGGAAACTGCAGCCAAGCCAGGGCAATTTCCTGTGGATCCGCGCGGATGACACCCTCCGGGCAAGGCTGGTGGACGCGTTCGACCGCGCAGACATCCTGGTCCGGGCGTACCAGGGCGACGGCCTGCGGATCACCGTGGCCGATGCCGCCTCCAACGACCGCGTGCTCCGGCTCCTGGCAGCCCACGCAGGCTGA
- a CDS encoding amino acid permease yields MEQQTTTSGRALGAALKPRQLTMMGLGSAIGAGLFIGSGAGIQAAGPAVLISYLVAGTLIILVMWALGEMAAANPDSGAFSVYTAKAYGPVAGATVGWLWWVQLVVVIAAEALGAAALLATIFPALPVWLMAFVFIVVLTAVNLTSVKNFGEFEFWFALLKVAAIVGFLAVGAALLFGWLPGVPSPGLSNFTGAGFAPSGFAGIATALFVVAFAFGGTEIVSVAAAETAEPARSVKKAVRTVLWRILVFYIGAIFVIAAVVPVGSAGLKSPFAAVLDAAGMPGAATAITLVAVAALLSALNANLYGASRMAYSLAERGEAPRVLASVSKARVPVVAVLASVAFGIVTVVLELAFPDMVLPVLLNIVGSTCLLVWTSALLAQLALRLRADRAGTELPLRMPGFPGLTVFGLVILAAIFTVGFIGEDSRPQLLSTFGLVAVLASGCWLNQRNRKVAPVGESSEDAKEPVLID; encoded by the coding sequence ATGGAACAACAGACAACGACGTCTGGCCGCGCACTGGGCGCGGCACTCAAACCCCGCCAGCTCACCATGATGGGCCTGGGAAGCGCCATCGGCGCGGGCCTGTTCATCGGCTCCGGTGCCGGCATCCAGGCGGCCGGCCCGGCCGTGCTGATCTCCTACCTCGTCGCCGGCACGCTGATCATCCTCGTGATGTGGGCGCTCGGCGAGATGGCCGCCGCCAACCCGGACAGCGGCGCCTTCTCCGTCTATACCGCGAAGGCGTACGGGCCGGTGGCCGGCGCCACGGTGGGCTGGCTGTGGTGGGTGCAGCTGGTGGTGGTCATCGCGGCCGAGGCGCTCGGTGCCGCGGCCCTGCTGGCCACCATCTTCCCGGCCCTGCCGGTGTGGCTGATGGCTTTCGTGTTCATTGTGGTGCTTACGGCCGTGAACCTGACCAGCGTCAAGAACTTCGGCGAATTCGAGTTCTGGTTCGCCCTGCTCAAGGTGGCGGCGATCGTCGGGTTCCTGGCGGTGGGCGCTGCGCTGCTCTTCGGCTGGCTGCCGGGCGTGCCGTCGCCGGGCCTGTCCAACTTCACGGGCGCCGGGTTCGCGCCCAGCGGCTTTGCCGGGATCGCGACGGCGCTGTTCGTGGTGGCGTTCGCGTTCGGCGGCACCGAGATTGTCTCCGTCGCCGCAGCTGAGACCGCCGAGCCTGCCCGCAGCGTGAAGAAGGCAGTCCGCACCGTGCTGTGGCGCATCCTGGTCTTCTACATCGGCGCCATCTTTGTGATCGCCGCGGTGGTTCCGGTGGGGTCGGCGGGGCTGAAGAGCCCTTTCGCCGCCGTGTTGGACGCCGCCGGCATGCCCGGCGCTGCCACCGCCATCACCCTGGTGGCCGTCGCTGCGCTGCTGTCGGCCCTCAACGCCAACCTCTATGGCGCGTCTCGGATGGCGTACTCCCTCGCGGAGCGCGGCGAGGCACCACGGGTGCTGGCCTCGGTGTCCAAGGCGCGGGTCCCGGTGGTGGCCGTCCTGGCCAGCGTCGCCTTCGGCATTGTCACGGTCGTACTGGAGCTGGCCTTCCCCGACATGGTCCTTCCGGTCCTGCTCAACATCGTGGGCTCGACGTGCCTGCTGGTGTGGACGTCCGCCCTCCTGGCCCAGCTCGCGCTGCGCCTCCGCGCCGACCGCGCGGGCACGGAGCTTCCCCTGCGGATGCCCGGCTTCCCGGGGCTCACGGTGTTTGGCCTGGTGATCCTCGCGGCGATCTTCACGGTGGGCTTCATCGGCGAGGACTCCCGTCCCCAGCTCCTGAGCACGTTCGGGCTTGTGGCGGTTCTTGCGAGTGGGTGCTGGCTGAACCAGCGGAACCGTAAGGTTGCGCCGGTTGGGGAGTCCTCGGAGGACGCCAAGGAGCCTGTGCTGATCGACTAG